From the Quercus lobata isolate SW786 chromosome 6, ValleyOak3.0 Primary Assembly, whole genome shotgun sequence genome, one window contains:
- the LOC115993978 gene encoding universal stress protein PHOS34-like isoform X1 produces the protein MTETQKQVILVAVDESDHSFHALKWVLDNFFAPTEDHNFKLIIVHAVVSPAPYLGLVQIGKGSSESLKAVEENLKRSAASTIQKAKEICSSKSIDDVSTEVSQGDPRNVLCEAVDKHRASILVLGSHGYGAVKRAVLGSVSDYCAHHCRCNVIIIKNPKPQR, from the exons ATGACAGAGACTCAGAAGCAAGTGATTTTGGTGGCTGTGGATGAAAGTGACCATAGCTTTCATGCTTTGAAGTGGGtattggataatttttttgctCCTACGGAGGACCATAATTTCAAGCTCATTATCGTTCATGCTGTAGTTTCGCCAGCTCCTTACCTAGGACTGGTTCAAATTGGTAAAG GATCCTCTGAATCTTTAAAGGCTGTGGAAGAAAATTTGAAGAGGTCAGCCGCTAGTACCATTCAGAAGGCTAAGGAGATCTGCAGCAGTAAATCG ATTGATGATGTGTCAACTGAAGTGAGTCAAGGAGATCCCCGGAATGTTTTGTGTGAGGCTGTAGATAAACACCGTGCATCTATTTTGGTACTGGGCAGTCATGGTTATGGAGCAGTCAAAAG GGCGGTTCTAGGCAGTGTGAGTGACTACTGTGCTCACCATTGTCGCTGCAACGTAATAATTATTAAGAATCCCAAGCCCCAGCGCTGA
- the LOC115993978 gene encoding uncharacterized protein LOC115993978 isoform X2: MTETQKQVILVAVDESDHSFHALKWVLDNFFAPTEDHNFKLIIVHAVVSPAPYLGLVQIGKGSSESLKAVEENLKRSAASTIQKAKEICSSKSIDDVSTEVSQGDPRNVLCEAVDKHRASILVLGSHGYGAVKRVQMSQDVYRHSHTHTKPRGL, encoded by the exons ATGACAGAGACTCAGAAGCAAGTGATTTTGGTGGCTGTGGATGAAAGTGACCATAGCTTTCATGCTTTGAAGTGGGtattggataatttttttgctCCTACGGAGGACCATAATTTCAAGCTCATTATCGTTCATGCTGTAGTTTCGCCAGCTCCTTACCTAGGACTGGTTCAAATTGGTAAAG GATCCTCTGAATCTTTAAAGGCTGTGGAAGAAAATTTGAAGAGGTCAGCCGCTAGTACCATTCAGAAGGCTAAGGAGATCTGCAGCAGTAAATCG ATTGATGATGTGTCAACTGAAGTGAGTCAAGGAGATCCCCGGAATGTTTTGTGTGAGGCTGTAGATAAACACCGTGCATCTATTTTGGTACTGGGCAGTCATGGTTATGGAGCAGTCAAAAG GGTCCAGATGAGCCAGGACGTTTACAGGCACTCTCACACCCATACCAAACCAAGGGGCCTGTAG